Proteins from one Deltaproteobacteria bacterium genomic window:
- a CDS encoding type II toxin-antitoxin system RelE/ParE family toxin: protein MKKFNVILDQAAEDDLFEIYTYIALNNSEERADMIFKSLRDTCYLLSSQPQRGHIPPELLEIGRVEFKEIHCKPYRIFYSIEKSTVQIHCILDGRRDIQSILQERVLRD, encoded by the coding sequence ATGAAAAAGTTTAATGTAATTTTGGATCAGGCAGCCGAGGATGATCTCTTTGAAATCTATACTTATATTGCACTAAACAACTCTGAAGAACGTGCGGATATGATTTTTAAATCTCTGCGCGATACTTGTTACTTATTATCCTCACAACCTCAAAGAGGACATATTCCGCCAGAGCTACTGGAAATTGGAAGAGTCGAATTCAAAGAAATCCATTGCAAACCCTATCGAATTTTTTATTCCATTGAAAAGAGTACGGTTCAAATCCATTGTATTTTGGATGGACGAAGAGACATTCAAAGTATCTTACAAGAACGAGTGCTTAGAGATTGA
- a CDS encoding type II toxin-antitoxin system Phd/YefM family antitoxin, with protein sequence MKLSTAVKPISYLKAHASELIRNISNTQQTLVITHNGEAKVVIQDIRSFEKMQETLALLKILTNSKQNIRRGKTKSLEATFSSLEKRIQAFKNEKV encoded by the coding sequence ATGAAACTAAGTACGGCGGTAAAACCCATCAGCTATCTCAAAGCCCATGCGTCCGAGCTTATTCGTAATATCAGCAATACCCAGCAAACATTAGTCATTACTCACAATGGAGAGGCAAAGGTAGTCATACAAGACATTCGCTCTTTCGAAAAAATGCAGGAGACCTTAGCCCTGCTAAAAATTCTAACAAACAGCAAACAAAACATCAGACGTGGCAAAACCAAATCGCTAGAGGCAACTTTTTCCAGTTTAGAAAAGCGAATACAGGCATTTAAAAATGAAAAAGTTTAA